A stretch of the Rhizomicrobium sp. genome encodes the following:
- a CDS encoding Crp/Fnr family transcriptional regulator, translating to MVLRYKRNHLLSRLAAADAARVAPYLETVDLPARFPLEAAHRPISHVYFPEEGLVSVVALGSREQIDVGIIGRDGMSGHAVLLGTDRSPNVMYMQLGGHGTRITADHLRAALRQSETLRAPLLAFLESFHVQTSHTALANGRAKLETRLARWLLMAHDRQDSDRLSLTHEFLAIMLGVRRPGVTVAVRKLEAAGMLEAQRNAITIRNRKGLEMLADGVYGVPETEQLRLTGWKPPHHS from the coding sequence GTGGTCCTTCGTTACAAGCGCAATCATCTCCTGAGCCGGCTGGCGGCTGCGGACGCGGCGCGGGTGGCGCCGTATCTGGAAACTGTCGATCTGCCGGCCCGCTTCCCGTTGGAAGCGGCGCATCGGCCGATCTCGCATGTCTACTTTCCGGAAGAAGGCCTGGTGTCGGTTGTCGCCCTCGGTTCTCGCGAGCAGATCGACGTCGGCATCATCGGGCGCGACGGGATGAGCGGACATGCCGTGTTGCTCGGAACAGACCGCTCGCCGAACGTCATGTACATGCAGCTTGGCGGTCACGGCACGCGTATCACGGCCGATCATCTGCGCGCCGCGCTGCGCCAGAGCGAGACTCTGCGGGCGCCGCTTCTCGCCTTCCTCGAATCCTTTCACGTGCAGACGTCGCACACGGCGCTGGCGAACGGCCGCGCCAAGCTCGAAACGCGTCTCGCGCGCTGGTTGCTGATGGCGCATGACCGCCAGGATTCGGACCGGCTTTCGCTCACCCACGAATTTCTCGCGATCATGCTCGGCGTCCGGCGTCCCGGCGTCACGGTCGCCGTGCGCAAGCTCGAGGCCGCCGGCATGCTCGAGGCGCAGCGCAACGCGATCACGATCCGGAACCGCAAGGGTCTGGAGATGCTGGCCGACGGTGTCTATGGCGTGCCGGAAACCGAGCAGCTGCGCCTCACGGGATGGAAGCCGCCCCATCACAGCTAG